Part of the Hevea brasiliensis isolate MT/VB/25A 57/8 chromosome 16, ASM3005281v1, whole genome shotgun sequence genome is shown below.
aattagcaataaatgccaacttgtgagaattgtaaattgtactttattggcatcatattgaaatacaaattgagacatgttgatactagaatcaacttatccatgatgtataaaaaggtcaatattttcattgaccagtgaaaggcataatgacctataaaccccaaaaataaagaactaaatatttaatcttgtaatatgccatagtttgcctagttgactagtttggataggttggcatgccaataggatactGACAGCTGTACTATAAAtagcttcatgccatactatgcTTTATAGCTTATTATGCCAcattgtgattttaatagcctatggctatacggattgtgttattatactcggtttattgtctgattgattatatggcttcttagccacactgtttgtacaccgggagatactttgtgatcgatggtgtgacggcccgaggtaataggtacccagtgctatattaaccgtttatccagtctggtcagtgtataggctatacaggcagttaatttaagcattattaaatgcaAACAGCTAAACTAAGTGTATTGACATACAGTACAACTAAATTGAGTATAAAAGAAATATGCTCAATAAAAACATGAAAAGCAATAGAAGAACAATCTTATTAAAGATCACTGAAGAATTAGTCTGCAAAGACTATTGGCATAAAAAATCataaacaattattttattttattttagtttatttctttttataattgacaccactaagcagaattactttgcgcgttgcttttgtaacgcgtaggtattggagacacagctggggagcccagccgaTCTACGAACGGGTGAGAGATCATATCTGCacaagagtccagagtcatctgcactgcattgcatacatgctaGAACTTAGAGATTTTTGTGTTTTGTCTTTctgttgtattttgaaatttggccctgtattttataatatgatgaaagctttaaagtttataataatttatacatattaaataacatggagattttctggatgtatttgaattattatagactgtattatggaactgtttaatgactatgaaagtatattgactttactgagaaattgagactatgaatgaaattgtgattttgagaATACTATATTGAGACTGTTTTTAACTAGGGCTGAGCATAATTCGTCAATTCGATtcaatctttaaattttaatcttaatttataaaaatttcgttatttttgaagagaaaaatcatcaaatcgaatagtgatttatatagtcaaatcgaaccgaattgatttttgaattaatttatttttatggaaaatttatgaattatatttaattttatatatattaattgtttaatttcattgattaatggtaattaagttcaaaccaaagttaaaattagaccaaataacttgaaaatcaagtctaaattaaaaaatcaatcaaaaatcaaaccgatcgatttaaaccgaactgaaataaagcggttcgatttgattcaatttttcaccaattttttctaaaattgttttataatttaattgatttgaaCCGATTGTTCACCCCTATTTTTAACAGGTGTAGAAGGActgtttgtgtaacaccctcaccgtcagtagtccatacattctactgttctgacgactaatatTTATCCAgacagttaggatgtctggaactacacttaaaggatagtgagaagacataaaatgatggaacacatgataagaaaatacaagaaaaattaagagaaaataaaagagatgaaatgcaattaggttaaacgagccaaaaaccgtagcgatgggtgaccgcaccgggaagttatggcgaAGACCGTTAACTAgctctggactgcgaggaaccctatgaaatattttcgggacctaattaaagatctactgaggtataattgatattgaaaatatcaaagaaaatttagtgagtcaatataaacaaaaacaaaaatttaaggaatcggcggtacaaggagtaaatcagtAGTACTGAAAAATCCGAAATACAAtatgaagaggggcattttagtcaattgacacctaaagttgacttttgacctaaatttccatgaaaaataagtagtattaaaatttgaaaatgtcatgaaaataagaagttttatacataatgtaattaaaagaaattatggggattaattgaaatattcataagtttaattattctaatattaacctaaagttagtggcatatattatattcaTTAACCTAAATTAGTGGATCATATAAATACCTAAGTGGACAGATCTTAGCACCAAAaacacttcatttcttcattccaAGAACCCATGGCTGAAATGAACATCTCAAAATCCTCCATTGTCGTTTCTTGCATGAGCTCCATCTCTCccatttcaagccataatttcttcaagtgttcttcattaaacttagtttacacaccatgggaaagctttgggcagcaagaaaaagaagaaatttcaaggtttagcaagctccaaacaaaggttagtgcttaatcttcccattttccttcactaatccttgtgtttaaCTTTAGGTAAGTTGATTTGCTAagtaaaattgagaaaatttacaAGTAATGATGAGTCAAGAATTCGGTAGCTATGGAAACTAGggaattttgattgatttttacaTGTAATTGAGGGTTGATGAGGTTAATTAAGTAGTTACAAGTAATAGGATTTAATGGTATGTATAATTATGATGTTGACaagtttgaattagggttttgattttgatttggaGACTTTGTATGTAATTGTTGaattttgggcagccttgatcTCCATGAGAATTTAGTTAATTCATGTATTTAATTGATGATTAGGCATGTGATTAAGGTAAATAGGTGTATTAGGGCTTAATGGCATTTATATGGTTGAAGTTGACACTTTGAATTAGGGCTATGAATAAATATGAGGGACTTATGTAATTGTCTAAAAATTGGCAGCCTTGAGGATATGAGATAttgtcaatttcataaatttgaaTGGTGATTTGTGTTGTTGATGAATAAGTAAATGTAGGCCATGTATAGATTGATGGAAATAATTGTGCCCAAATTTAATGGAATGTGTATTATGTTGACATTGATCAATTGATTTAAGGTATTGTATTGACTATTGAGGATTTGTGTATACTGCTGGAAAGTGACCAAATTGAGATTTATTTGATGACAATTAGAAGTGCTTGTATGTAATTGGATGTTTGAAAGTTGGAGGAATTTTGTTAGAAGTGAAATTGTTTGTGCAATTGAGAATTGGttgagggcagtgtgcattttgagcCCTAATCTAATTTGTgtgacctcaattggtatgaagccaattggaggtaaaactagacataaaataggccaactttcatccagaaatgttgccaaaattctatccagaaattgaccataaaattgacctaatctggaATAGGTAACTTGACaaatccagaatttgaccatatgaacagtagccattcaattggctataactcactcaaaacaggtccaaataacctgaaaatTATAccgattggaaagcttagacagagggctacaactttggtgaagatcacaaaACCAGAAAttccatttactaagtcaaattgcttgcacaagttgatgTATCAAAACTGTCCAAAGCTATTGCaatccaaaatttgaccatatgaacagtaatcactcatttgaccataactcactaaaaacaggtccaaatgacctgaaatttatatcaatagaaagattagacatagagctataactcttatgaagacaccaaagtccaaaaataaccaaaaccaagttaatttgcttgcccaagttaggataCCAAACTTGCTATAATTGaatttgaccaaaaattgacctaaatttacattaaaaatgtaatctgtctagctttactaaattgaccatatcttggtttatacaactcagaatgacatgaaatcagtggcaaaaattcaataagacatagacctataaatttgcttctttgaccagaatctaaaaaccaaggaaaaaatGACATTTAGCTAGATTAATCTAGcataccaaaattgaaaaattgacaaTACTATACAATAAAGCCAAGAAATAAGTTGGCAATAAATGTCAACTTATGAGAAATGTACAATTTACTATATTGGCATCATATTGAAattcaaattgtgacatgttgatactagaatcaacttatccatgaagTATAAAAAGGTTAACATGTTCGTTGACCaatgaaaggcataatgacctataaaccctaaaaaaataaagaattaaatatataatcttgtaatatgccctagtttgcctaattgactaatttggataggttgacatgccaatagagttctgacAGTTGTATTGTAAATGGCATCGTGCCATATTgtgttttaatagcctatggctatacagattgtgttattatacttggcttattgcctgattgattatatggcttcttagccccaCTGTTTGTACACCggaagatactttgtgaccgatggtgtaacggcccaaggtactaaGTACCCAATGCTATTTTatccactgtttgcacaccaggagatactttatgaccgatggtgtgacggcccagggtactaggtacccagtgctattttatCCACTGTTTGCACACAGGGAaatactttgtgaccaatggtgtgacggcccaaggtattagatacccagtgctattttatccgtttatccaatctggtcagtgtataggctacacgggcagtcaattaaaacattatttcattcaggcagttaagttaagtacaatgaaatttcagtacagttaaattaagtattgaatgaaatgagtaaaagagattagcaatagaaacataacaaaaatacaatttacagaaccgtagagacttaaaatacaatatagttagaataatttatatactgggtattattactgaaaggttcttagcacttccaaagaggaacaaattaatatataagatagttgatactagaaataccataccaaattaaattgattcctgagtatccgaattatgatttttttttctttatttgtatatattatttcattgttgtattattgcaccactaagcagaaatacttagcgctatgaaattgtttcctcgcacaggtactgaaggtaaaactagtagacagttgactgagatttttggagtccagatatgCAAAAATGTcaaaagagttcaaggttgtcacctcctcaacaatgcatgtaaatagggctcacattaagcatataatgtattttgtatattttaattatttcttatattgtaattcaaattaagaaattgtattgaataagtttgtaatttaattaaactatataacatgtagactgtgattttatgcaattagttgcaaattatgtacattgatgaaattgagaatttcgATATAAGAGCTGAGTATGATTATGAATGAGACTGTGATTATGATTATTGAGACCATATGGTATTTACCACATTAGTCAGACTTTAATAAATAATgttagtgcctaaaccattttTGAACAAATAAGGTTTTGAAATTAACAGTGAACAGGATAGCataaagatagggtgctccggtactccgtgtgacacgccttgctcgactacactatagacgggtgaggggtgttacaatttgtcTAATTTACAGAcggcaatttgtcggatttttgttaaaaattttgcaacactcagttttatcaaaacataaaataatacACAACCATGATGTAAATTTCACACAACGGTTTCCTAAACCAAATTGAGTattcagaaaataagataatcacagactaggtgctccggcacgttgtgcggcatgccttgctcggctacactgtagacgggtgaggggtgttacaatccaaaatttttgTATCGCGACTGGCTCATAATTTAAGTAAATCTTAAATTAtgtaagccttatcagagtatcttgaataaatatattgtcacttactaatcctaaaaatagataaaatctaaataaacaaAACACTGAATAAACAAcgtaaatatcccataagtaaactgtggattctctacagatttcaaataaaaacttaacatgtttaataaactaaactaattattagcatgAGGAAATATAAATTCGTGCATACCATGAGAATAAACTAAAGATTGTCCCTCtctagaaaatggactgaatatttagatcagttgcagaattctactgattcGAAACAGATAATAGACTGAGAAAACATGGTTTGAGCTAATGTTTAgtaaatgataattatagcacacaacagaATAGGAACAGGtaaacgcttgattaatttcataataaattttttattcaataaaattatactcatactatcaaaatcattaataaaataatttcataaaacatatacataaaagaaattcattcaataaaattttatggtacagtacaccagggtgatgatatcccacatcaccaaaggccagatggtaagcacgctatcagatattagataccttcctcctccttcacagatatcaatgcatatgatactaatgcaaaccataaattacaatgatgcatgactcaacaatgcaacctaataccgtgatagtttaCACAATGGGGCGAGATAACAGAAAcggatactgggcacaggtaccaattcaaaacagaaaatcaatttgtacaaatcagtcaaaataacaaaaaattttaGATAGCAAATAAAAACTTATAGTGCAATTctaatagtttatttcaataattttagagagtcaataagatcaaattaatctcaaataaattcagcgtaacacatcagtaaattttatagtcagatatcaatcaatataaaaacattaaaggcctgttctcgAAATCttaatggctctaatgcagagataattgacaaaattaattatttaatcaaaatcgaaataaaattcaataataaaataaaactctaaaaaatcacatgtaaaataattattaaaatattgatttaaaatttcatttaataacaaatttaatgataagaaattttaaaaaggactcaaaacggtgccatgtactataattaccactcacctgaaaCTTTCAAAACAATAGTTATattcaataaaagagagataatttcagctgacagattaaatatttgaatctcctacatacccaaatataacaaaaaaaattttGATCAACTAAACTAATATGACAGAcccattatatatatattgttgattaaagttattattattattattatatatttttttttttttttttttttttttctaaattgacttttttttatatatatatatttttttttgaaaaaaaaaataataataatgataataaaaataaaaaaaataataataaaaaaataaaaaaaaaaaaaaaaaagaaaaattaaaaaaaaaaaaaaaaaaaaaaataataataaaataaatatataatatatatatatatatatatatatatatatatataacaataaataaaagataatgAAAAATACTTGTTTAAAAGTAtttgacagaaaaatgagatgatAAACAAGTTttaagagcaaagtttagcagaaagagatgattagggtatatatattccaagagttctattaggtatagaatgtgataagagttattattgaatttggttgttcagattacagatatatatttaattttaaaaataatatatatatatatatatatatatatatatatatataaatcaataaGTAGGTCattcaaaaaaatatttcatttttttttagataaatatattaaattattattagctaattaaaataaataaatatataaaatattagatttccatatatatatatatatatatatatatatatatatatttatttatttattgaagtGTATATATTCAATCAATTATCGATTATTATTTTAGTTCGAACCATGATAAATTATCAAAACTTCTCTAATCATATTTTCATGTGTCCAGAAAGTGTATATAAGTGTTAAAAATTCGAGAGAGGTCTCTAAATGTTAAGTATAGTATTGGTTACACTCGGCtttgtatttaaaattaaattgtgattcaattaatttaattttaaaatttaaattaacttaatttGAATCATTATTGAGTTAATTGGAATTATCCAATtgcatttggtctaattttaagttaaaatcaggatttatttaaaaaaatgaaaataaaaaattgaacattaaatttatttaaaatcaaattaattaattaattaatagcttacttttttaaaattaataaacaaaAACAAGTGTAGTTAATATAAATGTTTTTGaaatagaatttataacaaaaatttaatttatattaattaatttttttgaaaataatataaatatttaataaattcttCTCCTTATTTGTACCTTTATATTATATGTTATGttacgttatattaattattatatatagatattaatttttagttggttaaataatttttttcattgtaaaaaataaatagaattaaataattgTGCTTCAAAAAAACTAAAACCAAAACGAATCTAACACATTCTAAAATAAGTTtaaaaacccaaaaaaaaaaaaaacaaaatatcggattttttttttatttttttaataatgctTTCTAGTAAATCAAAATGAAGAAGGGGTCATGCCCTGCCAAGGCATCAACAGACAAGGTGTGAGCCAACGGCTATGAAAGGCTAATTCCAAGAGGGTGGACGCACCATACCTTCGGGACCCAACCCAACGCCCCCAACACTGTAATCCAACAGCCTGTTTCAAGTTGTTCCCATGGCCCCATTTTCCAAATTTCAAGTgtccaaatttcaaattttaagttGTAAGAGATGGCATGTTGtcgtaattttattaaattttttttcctaaatGCTTATTTatcttcaattaaaaaaataaattaagaacatcAACCTAAGCATCTACATCAGTTTAGGACAATAATTTAGCACTAAGTaatatataagttaaatttacataATGCAGTAGAAATTCACCTTAGAATTTCTGTATTTGGGAGTCGCATGGCAACCGCCAATGGGCAAAGCATCCAAGTTTCAACCTCTCGCGGTCGCCATCACCAAATGTGAAGGAGCCGATGGAGAGGGACAGCTTTTAAGCACAACACGTGACACCGGCTCTCTATGATTTCCCCCCATTTATCGGTTGCTGCCACCGGTTTTATCTTCTTCACTCATCAATTTACCATTTCGCTTTTTATATGGGCAAAAACGGTTATGGCGTGAGATGCACTGCCAGCTGTTTACAGTTGGATTGGACAGTtgcttttttattaaaatttttattcactCACACGTGTCACGTTTCCTTTCGTCGACATGTGGACACTGCATTTACTTTGTTCCCACACCCAACCCCTCCCTTTTCTGTTTTTAGAAAATGACGGCCCCCTTTTGACCTTTTTGCCCCTTATTCACAAGTTAGAATATCCACACCTCCGTTATCCACCCTggtttttctttcccttttgacCATTTTGCCCTACTTCCAGCCGCCGAATTACACTCTCTGTGGTCTCCACCATTTCCATGTAGGGGTAAATGTGGAAATTGGGAAACAGAAAGCGGAATAAGACAAGAGGATGGCgagtataattttattttttaattttccgTTTGATAGCCAATAAGCCATAACTCATAATCGACTTCGtggttttttttctattttaatcaaattttctttaaaaggaaaaaaatataaaaatcagaATCCGCCAAACAACAGCAAGGTGCGAGGAGGAGGAGAAGAAGCATAGTATCATGGGAAGGGAATAGCTGGATTCCTGAGAAGACGACGCAGGAGACTCTGGATTTCAGGCCAACATCTTTACTCACTTTATAATTACCTAACTTAAACCCTTAGTCCTTATCTCTGTCTCTCccaatttttttcttctcttttctttaatTAACATTGGCGGATTCTATTCTGGAGGCAAAGCAAGAGAGGTTAGTTCATTTCCTCCAAATCTGTTTGCTTAATTGCTCTTACTACGTGTACTAATTTGTAGTTATGCTACTGAaaattttttctctctctctaataCCGTTCTTGTTGTTCTCTACTGTGTACTAATTATTGGCTGGTGGAGATACTCTGGATCCTCTTCTATCCACTTTTTAGCCGGGGTTCTAGAAACTCGCAGAAGTAGATtctcacttatttttattttattaaatttttgcttaactttgtttttcttctttatgatCTCAATCTCAGTTTCTCGTTTCCAGAAAACAACAGTGAAATTGAATTCTCTAATAATTGGTTTTGGAATGATTTAGGAATTTGAATGCAAGGAAATATGGATACGACGTCGTCTATTCGATCTATTTATCGGGCCGTCGAGGAGATCATGAGAATTCACAGATCGTTACCGACGAGACCTGGGATCGACGAGGTGGAAGCCGCCAAGGCATTGATTCAAAATGTTGACAAAGAAGACCAGGCGAGACTTGAATCCATTTCCAGGCAAACTAAGAGCCCTGATGTACCGGAAGAGCTTTTTACAATCTTGCAGGAGATGCAGAAGAATTTGGTTTATTTCCAGAGCAAGGAGCAGAAGAGGGAGGCTTTGAAATTGCTCGATCTCGAAAGTGTTCATGCTCTGTTCGATGAATTTATCCAGAGAGCTTCCAAATGcttgccttcttcttcttcttcttcaaccgtGTCCCCTTCTTCGTACTCCAATTATGCTGACGGCTCTGCTTCCACAGTTTCTAGCAGCAGTTTCTCTAGCGCCAGTGCGCTAACTTCCGTTAACAAATCCTCTGTTGCTGCACCCTCAAACTTGTACTATTCTGAGCAAAACCCTGCGAGGACTGCGGAATTTTTTACCCGAGATGATAGTTATGTGAAGAAAGCCAAGTCGTCATTTTACTCTGATGGAATTGGCATTTCGTCTAAGCCCCAGATAGTGGATTCCACTCTAAAAACTACTGTAACTACTACTGGTGTGCTTCATTTCTTCAACTTTTGATTTGCTGctcctcatatatatatatatatatgtgtgtgtgtgtgtgttcttACATAGTTCAAAATGCAGGATGAGCATTGTAGGATTCTTTTGAATTATGGGCAATTAGATCTTTGATGGGTCCATTGCACAGTCTGCGTTATTAATGTACTGCTGCTGTTTTTCACTGGTTTTTTAAGGTTTTAAATCATAGATTTATGTTTGGGAGAATCTGTGCTTTATAAGGTATGGTTTTCTGAGATTTTTGGAAACCTCCAAAACATCTCCATTTTTCAACCCTCCAAAGTGGTGTCTTGATGAGGTTTTTTTTTAAATccttaaaaaattttcaaaaccttTCCATTCCTTCCAAACAAGAAAAAGTTACAGTGTTTTAAAAGCATGGAAAACCTTATTTTAATGAACTCTACTTAAAAAAAACCTTACTTTTCATTCTCCCAAATAGTGTTAATCTGATGTGATTGCATACTTCAAATTTTGTAGGTCAAGATGGTGACAAGTTGAGTCTAATAAAGCTTGCTAGTTTAATTGAAGTCTCTGCCAAGAAAAACACTAGAGATCTCAATCTCCAAAACAAATTGATAGATCAGATTGAATGGCTACCAGACTCAATAGGCAAGTTGTCAAACTTGGTTTCACTAGATTTGTCTGAGAACAGGATAGTGGCCCTGCCAGCCACTATTGGAGGCCTTTTGTCCTTGACAAAGCTGGATTTGCATTCTAACAGAATTGCTGAACTCCCAGAATCTATTGGAGATATTCTTAGCCTAGTTTTTTTGGACCTGAGGGCTAACCAGTTATCATCTCTGCCTTCTACGTTTAGCAGATTGGTACGACTTCAAGAGCTTGATTTGAGCTCAAATCGGCTATCTTCGCTCCCTGAATCGATTGGTTCACTTATTAGCCTGAAGAAGCTAAATGTGGAGACCAATGATATTGAAGAAATTCCTCATACAATTGGTCGATGTTCTTCGCTAAGGGAGCTTCATGCGGATTATA
Proteins encoded:
- the LOC110669822 gene encoding plant intracellular Ras-group-related LRR protein 4, translated to MQGNMDTTSSIRSIYRAVEEIMRIHRSLPTRPGIDEVEAAKALIQNVDKEDQARLESISRQTKSPDVPEELFTILQEMQKNLVYFQSKEQKREALKLLDLESVHALFDEFIQRASKCLPSSSSSSTVSPSSYSNYADGSASTVSSSSFSSASALTSVNKSSVAAPSNLYYSEQNPARTAEFFTRDDSYVKKAKSSFYSDGIGISSKPQIVDSTLKTTVTTTGQDGDKLSLIKLASLIEVSAKKNTRDLNLQNKLIDQIEWLPDSIGKLSNLVSLDLSENRIVALPATIGGLLSLTKLDLHSNRIAELPESIGDILSLVFLDLRANQLSSLPSTFSRLVRLQELDLSSNRLSSLPESIGSLISLKKLNVETNDIEEIPHTIGRCSSLRELHADYNRLKALPEAVGKIETLEVLSVRYNNIKQLPTTMSSLSNLKELDVSFNELESVPESLCFATSLVKMNIGNNFADLQSLPRSIGNLENLEELDISNNQIRVLPDSFRMLTRLRVLRVEENPLEVPPRHIADKGAQAVVQYMVELVEKRDVKTRAMKQKKSWAQICFFSRSNKRKRSGMDYVKA